One Micromonospora sp. WMMD1120 genomic region harbors:
- the eccCa gene encoding type VII secretion protein EccCa, with protein MGTTPFVRRPRTAGPVAPPGEIELQPPPPVPEPAAGGMGQIWLYIPMGLASMAMMLVFVRRDAGVLAYIGMGLMAVSVVAGVIVPFFRQASEHKERMHGDRRDYHRYLTQIRRRARAALVDQYRAARWQHPDPRALWSHALSRRLWERRTAHEDFGEVRVGVGIRRSTTALVAPQSKPVEELEPMAAHALRRFIRAYSTLREAPVAIYLRGFARVQLTGDPAAAHGLARAMLAQLAVAHAPGDLVVVCLAAPGREPGWDWLKWLPHAQNDDEPDGAGARRLVTADLPGLDALLTTLGVADRPAFEPDTPITASEPLTVVVLDAPTIHAEHRLAVEGYRNTVVLDTAGAFDMQARPQTLIAEVTADDLHLVTFDHLGKPSRDRLCRPDALGLPMVDALARSISRYRIGQAVDTEEPLATDYDLAGLLGISDLHTFDPDAYRANRPAAQRLRVPIGISTSGAPIELDLKEAAENGMGPHGVLIGATGSGKSELLRTLVLALATRHTSAELNLVLVDFKGGAAFLGFDRLPHTSAVITNLADELELVDRMRDALTGELVRRQEHLRATGNHASRRDYERARVEGAPLEPMPALLIVVDEFSEMLTSKPQFIEVFAMIGRLGRSLGVHLLLASQRLDEGRIHQIESHLSYRIGLRTFSAMESRSVLGVVDAYELPNVPGNGFLRSDIQTLTRFKAAYSSGPYRQTGRTRRGAAQAGLVAFGTGHVEPVAPPPDLPDDEDGEKPPMLAEVLLQRLQGLGPAAHQVWLPPLREPATLDRLLPPLTEDPDRGLCPIGGYQPLTVPVGLLDLPAQQRRELLLADLSGGRGNVGVVGGPQSGKSTLLRTLICALALTHGPDDVQFYCLDFGGGSLASLAGLPHVGSVANRLDRDRVTRTVLELSNVLAARENLFSRHNIDSMASYRRIRAAGGLRDQDPYGDVFLVVDGWFSVRQDFEELEPRLTDIAARGLGFGVHLVVAARRWAEMRPWLRDVLGTRFELRLGDPVDSEINSKFAATVPAIPGRGIVPERLHFLGALPRVDGDSGTEDLADAVTDLVDAVAAGALPRAPEVRLLPSRLPATALPAPTAARPSADVQLALGLDDVKLAPLWHDFDTNPHLLIFGDAETGKTTLLRHLARSIAAHHSADEARIIFGDFGRELYDAVPQEHQIGYSVGAGSLSSALQEAAGLLKDRVPGPEIIPSRLPSRDWWTGGRIFVLVDDYELAEAEKPLQHLLPLLPHGADIGLHLIVARRTAGASRAMMDQVVRRCWELGSPATLFSCPREEGAFLGGVRPRTLPVGRAQYIDRRRSVRLVQTPVIE; from the coding sequence GTGGGCACCACGCCTTTCGTCCGCCGGCCACGCACCGCGGGCCCGGTGGCCCCGCCGGGGGAGATCGAACTCCAGCCGCCACCACCGGTGCCGGAGCCCGCCGCGGGCGGGATGGGGCAGATCTGGCTCTACATCCCGATGGGCCTCGCCTCGATGGCGATGATGCTCGTCTTCGTCCGGCGCGACGCGGGCGTGCTCGCGTACATCGGGATGGGTCTGATGGCGGTGTCGGTGGTCGCCGGTGTGATCGTGCCGTTCTTCCGGCAGGCCAGTGAGCACAAGGAACGCATGCACGGTGACCGGCGCGACTACCACAGGTACCTCACCCAGATCCGCCGCCGGGCCCGCGCCGCGCTCGTCGACCAGTACCGCGCGGCGCGCTGGCAGCACCCCGATCCGCGGGCGCTCTGGTCGCACGCGCTGAGCCGCCGACTGTGGGAACGCCGTACCGCGCACGAGGACTTCGGTGAGGTCCGGGTCGGCGTCGGCATCCGTAGGTCGACGACGGCACTCGTCGCGCCGCAGAGCAAACCGGTCGAGGAGCTGGAGCCGATGGCCGCGCACGCGCTGCGCCGCTTCATCCGCGCCTACTCCACCCTGCGTGAAGCCCCGGTCGCCATCTACCTGCGGGGCTTCGCCCGGGTCCAACTCACCGGCGACCCGGCGGCCGCCCACGGTCTCGCCCGCGCGATGCTCGCCCAACTCGCCGTGGCGCACGCCCCCGGCGACCTGGTCGTCGTGTGCCTGGCCGCGCCCGGTAGGGAGCCGGGTTGGGACTGGCTCAAGTGGCTGCCGCACGCGCAGAACGACGACGAGCCCGACGGCGCCGGCGCCCGCCGCCTCGTCACCGCGGACCTGCCCGGGCTCGACGCGCTGCTCACGACACTCGGCGTGGCCGACCGCCCGGCCTTCGAGCCGGACACCCCGATCACCGCGTCGGAGCCGCTCACGGTGGTCGTACTCGACGCGCCGACGATCCACGCCGAGCACCGGCTCGCGGTGGAGGGCTACCGCAACACCGTCGTCCTGGACACCGCCGGCGCTTTCGACATGCAGGCCCGACCGCAGACCCTGATCGCCGAGGTGACAGCGGACGACCTGCACCTGGTGACCTTCGACCACCTCGGCAAGCCGTCCCGCGACCGGCTGTGCCGCCCGGACGCCCTCGGGCTGCCGATGGTCGACGCCCTGGCGCGCAGCATCTCCCGGTACCGCATCGGCCAGGCCGTCGACACCGAGGAACCGCTGGCCACCGACTACGACCTGGCCGGTCTGCTCGGTATCAGCGACCTGCACACCTTCGACCCGGACGCCTACCGGGCGAATCGTCCGGCCGCGCAACGGCTGCGCGTCCCGATCGGCATCTCCACCTCCGGCGCCCCGATCGAACTCGACCTCAAGGAGGCCGCGGAGAACGGCATGGGCCCGCACGGCGTCCTCATCGGCGCGACCGGCTCCGGCAAGAGCGAGCTGTTGCGCACGCTCGTGCTCGCTCTCGCCACCCGGCACACCTCGGCCGAACTCAACCTCGTCCTCGTCGACTTCAAGGGCGGCGCCGCGTTCCTCGGCTTCGACCGGCTGCCACACACCTCGGCGGTGATCACCAACCTGGCCGACGAGCTGGAGCTGGTCGACCGGATGCGCGACGCGCTCACCGGAGAGCTGGTCCGCCGCCAGGAACACCTGCGGGCGACCGGCAACCACGCCTCCCGCCGGGACTACGAACGGGCACGCGTCGAGGGCGCCCCGCTGGAGCCGATGCCGGCCCTGCTCATCGTGGTCGACGAGTTCAGCGAGATGCTGACCAGCAAGCCGCAGTTCATCGAGGTCTTCGCGATGATCGGCCGGCTCGGGCGCTCCCTGGGCGTGCACCTGCTGCTGGCCAGCCAGCGGCTCGACGAGGGACGCATCCACCAGATCGAGTCGCACCTGTCGTACCGGATCGGGCTGCGCACCTTCTCGGCCATGGAGAGTCGCAGCGTGCTCGGCGTGGTGGACGCGTACGAGCTGCCGAACGTGCCGGGCAACGGTTTCCTGCGCTCGGACATCCAGACACTGACCCGGTTCAAGGCCGCCTACTCCTCCGGCCCGTACCGGCAGACCGGCCGGACCCGCCGGGGTGCCGCGCAGGCTGGCCTGGTCGCCTTCGGCACCGGTCACGTCGAGCCGGTCGCGCCGCCGCCCGACCTTCCCGACGACGAGGACGGCGAGAAGCCACCGATGCTCGCCGAGGTGCTGCTCCAGCGGTTGCAGGGCCTCGGCCCCGCCGCGCACCAGGTGTGGCTGCCGCCGCTGCGGGAACCGGCCACGCTGGACCGGCTGCTGCCGCCGCTCACCGAGGACCCGGACCGCGGGCTGTGCCCGATCGGCGGCTACCAGCCGCTGACCGTCCCGGTCGGGTTGCTCGACCTGCCCGCCCAGCAACGTCGGGAACTGCTCCTCGCCGACCTCTCCGGCGGGCGCGGCAACGTCGGCGTGGTGGGTGGACCGCAGAGCGGGAAGAGCACCCTGCTGCGGACGCTGATCTGCGCGCTCGCGCTCACCCACGGCCCCGACGACGTGCAGTTCTACTGCCTCGACTTCGGCGGCGGCAGCCTCGCATCGCTCGCCGGGCTCCCGCACGTCGGCTCGGTCGCCAACCGCCTCGACCGGGACCGGGTCACCCGGACCGTGCTGGAGTTGTCCAACGTGCTGGCCGCCCGGGAGAACCTGTTCAGCAGGCACAACATCGACTCGATGGCGAGCTACCGGCGGATCCGCGCCGCCGGCGGGCTGCGCGACCAGGACCCGTACGGCGACGTGTTCCTCGTCGTCGACGGTTGGTTCTCGGTACGGCAGGACTTCGAGGAGTTGGAGCCCCGGCTCACCGACATCGCCGCCCGCGGCCTGGGCTTCGGCGTACACCTCGTCGTCGCCGCGCGCCGCTGGGCGGAGATGCGGCCCTGGCTGCGGGACGTCCTCGGCACCCGGTTCGAGCTGCGGCTCGGCGACCCGGTCGACTCCGAGATCAACAGCAAGTTCGCGGCCACCGTGCCGGCCATTCCCGGGCGGGGCATCGTGCCCGAGCGCCTGCACTTCCTCGGCGCGCTGCCCCGCGTCGACGGCGACAGCGGCACCGAGGACCTGGCCGACGCTGTCACCGACCTTGTCGACGCGGTCGCCGCCGGAGCACTGCCCCGCGCGCCCGAGGTGCGGCTGCTGCCGAGCCGGCTACCCGCCACCGCGCTGCCCGCGCCGACCGCCGCCCGCCCGAGCGCGGACGTCCAACTCGCCCTCGGCCTCGACGACGTCAAGCTGGCACCGCTGTGGCACGACTTCGACACCAACCCGCACCTGCTGATCTTCGGCGACGCCGAGACCGGCAAGACCACCCTGCTGCGCCACCTGGCCCGGTCGATCGCCGCGCACCACAGCGCCGACGAGGCGCGGATCATCTTCGGCGACTTCGGCCGCGAGCTGTACGACGCGGTGCCGCAGGAGCACCAGATCGGCTACTCGGTCGGCGCGGGCTCGCTCTCCTCGGCCCTGCAGGAGGCGGCCGGGCTGCTCAAGGACCGGGTGCCCGGCCCGGAGATCATCCCGAGTCGGCTGCCCTCGCGGGACTGGTGGACGGGCGGTCGGATCTTCGTCCTGGTCGACGACTACGAGCTGGCCGAGGCGGAGAAGCCCCTGCAACACCTCCTGCCGCTGCTGCCGCACGGCGCCGACATCGGGCTGCACCTGATCGTGGCGCGGCGTACCGCGGGCGCCTCCCGCGCCATGATGGACCAGGTCGTCCGGCGCTGCTGGGAGCTGGGCAGCCCGGCGACGCTGTTCTCCTGCCCCCGGGAGGAGGGCGCCTTCCTCGGCGGGGTGCGGCCCCGCACCCTGCCGGTGGGTCGGGCCCAGTACATCGACCGCCGACGCAGCGTACGTCTGGTGCAGACCCCCGTCATCGAGTGA
- the mycP gene encoding type VII secretion-associated serine protease mycosin, whose product MGSRRLFSAATAGLSAVLLGTGPAWAAPVAPPLRTGQCLPAPTGSNPDIPWPQRHLTPERAWTLTEGAGVVVAVLDSGVDARSPQLSRRVLPGVDLTTAGGGRADSDCLGHGTFVAGLIAAAPATGTGFVGVAPKVRILPIRITDRPDGAPEAIARGIRTAVDRGADVINVSAGTTVRSAAMEAAVRYAEQRDVVVVAAVGNRAEGSGVRTYPAALPGVVAVGAMNTGGRRSDAAAQSAPVALVAPGEDVVSIGPRGPGHWQGSGTSYATPFVAGTAALVRAYRPGLSAAQVRHRLQATADLPAAELPDALFGWGVVNPMAAVATVLPEEGRAGTVPGAARRAAAPDLADTVEVGPFLAAGVTLVLLAAAGGAVLAVLGPAGHRRRWRPARTVSPYDADPAPPAPEPTPPAR is encoded by the coding sequence ATGGGCAGTCGACGGCTCTTCTCCGCCGCGACGGCCGGGCTCTCGGCCGTCCTGCTCGGCACCGGCCCGGCGTGGGCGGCACCCGTCGCGCCACCGCTGCGGACCGGGCAGTGTCTGCCGGCGCCGACCGGGTCGAACCCGGACATCCCGTGGCCGCAGCGGCACCTGACGCCGGAGCGGGCGTGGACGCTCACCGAGGGCGCGGGCGTCGTCGTCGCCGTCCTCGACTCCGGGGTGGACGCCCGCAGCCCTCAGCTCTCCCGCCGGGTGCTGCCGGGCGTCGACCTGACGACCGCCGGGGGCGGGCGCGCCGACTCCGACTGTCTGGGGCACGGGACGTTCGTGGCGGGCCTCATCGCGGCGGCGCCCGCGACGGGCACCGGGTTCGTGGGGGTCGCGCCGAAGGTCCGGATCCTGCCGATTCGCATCACCGACCGGCCGGACGGGGCGCCGGAGGCGATCGCGAGGGGTATCCGTACCGCGGTGGACCGGGGCGCCGACGTCATCAACGTCTCGGCCGGCACCACGGTGCGGAGCGCGGCGATGGAGGCGGCGGTCCGCTACGCCGAGCAGCGCGACGTCGTGGTGGTCGCGGCGGTCGGCAACCGCGCCGAGGGGAGCGGCGTGCGCACGTACCCGGCGGCGCTGCCCGGTGTCGTCGCCGTCGGGGCGATGAACACCGGCGGCCGGCGTTCCGACGCGGCGGCACAGAGCGCACCGGTCGCCCTGGTCGCCCCGGGTGAGGACGTGGTCAGCATCGGCCCGCGCGGTCCCGGTCACTGGCAGGGCAGCGGCACCAGCTACGCGACGCCGTTCGTTGCCGGGACCGCCGCGCTGGTCCGGGCCTACCGGCCGGGGTTGAGCGCGGCGCAGGTCCGGCACCGACTCCAGGCGACCGCCGATCTGCCCGCCGCGGAGCTGCCGGACGCGCTGTTCGGTTGGGGCGTGGTCAACCCGATGGCCGCGGTGGCGACGGTGCTGCCCGAGGAGGGCAGGGCGGGCACGGTGCCGGGTGCGGCGCGGCGCGCGGCGGCCCCGGACCTGGCGGACACCGTGGAGGTGGGGCCGTTCCTGGCCGCCGGCGTGACGCTGGTGCTGCTGGCCGCGGCGGGTGGGGCGGTGCTGGCCGTCCTCGGCCCGGCCGGTCACCGCCGCCGCTGGCGGCCGGCCCGGACGGTGAGCCCGTACGACGCGGACCCCGCCCCTCCCGCGCCGGAGCCCACCCCGCCGGCACGGTGA
- a CDS encoding class I SAM-dependent methyltransferase — protein sequence MAEEFDAQHVLDVGCGTGSLPILLAGSGRQVTAVDPAEASLDVAVSKPGAALVEWLHGDATTLPALSADVAMMTGNVAQVFLGDDWDATLNGIREALRERGHLVFETRRPEYRAWKEWSGESPVIRDIPGLGRVERRLDVTRVALPYVFFRHTYVFASDGLELSSDSTLRFRSRAEIEETLAANGFTTLDVREAPDRPGREYVLVAQRAY from the coding sequence ATCGCCGAGGAGTTCGACGCCCAGCACGTCCTCGACGTCGGCTGCGGCACCGGCTCCCTGCCCATCCTGCTGGCGGGGAGCGGGCGACAGGTGACAGCTGTCGATCCCGCCGAGGCGTCTCTCGACGTGGCGGTGTCGAAACCCGGCGCCGCACTGGTCGAGTGGTTGCACGGCGACGCCACGACCCTGCCGGCGCTGTCAGCCGACGTCGCGATGATGACCGGCAACGTCGCTCAGGTGTTCCTCGGCGACGACTGGGACGCGACGCTGAACGGCATCCGGGAGGCGCTTCGCGAGCGCGGCCACCTGGTATTCGAGACGAGACGCCCGGAGTACCGCGCCTGGAAGGAGTGGTCCGGGGAAAGCCCCGTCATCCGTGACATTCCTGGGCTCGGCAGGGTCGAACGGCGTCTGGATGTCACCCGTGTGGCGTTGCCGTACGTGTTCTTCCGGCACACCTACGTTTTCGCCTCGGATGGCCTGGAGCTGTCCTCCGACTCCACACTCAGGTTTCGCAGCCGCGCAGAGATCGAGGAGACGCTTGCGGCGAACGGCTTCACCACCCTCGACGTTCGGGAAGCCCCGGATCGCCCCGGGCGGGAGTACGTCCTCGTGGCGCAACGCGCCTACTGA
- a CDS encoding thiamine pyrophosphate-binding protein: MLSVHQGPGVTNALTGLTEAAKSRTPMVVLAPEATAPRSNFFLDLPALAAAIGADLHRVRAEHAAEDASAAYRAAARGATVVLALPLEVQSAMANPWSGPISAVAPASSTVPQVEPLLAAFRAARRAVFIAGRGARAARDPLTRLADACGALLAVSAAAKGLFAGNPWNLDVTGASPPRSPPS; encoded by the coding sequence GTGCTCTCCGTACACCAGGGTCCGGGTGTCACCAACGCGCTGACCGGCCTCACCGAGGCCGCGAAGAGCCGTACCCCGATGGTGGTCCTGGCCCCGGAGGCGACCGCGCCGCGATCCAACTTCTTCCTCGACCTCCCGGCGCTGGCCGCCGCGATCGGCGCCGACTTGCATCGGGTACGCGCGGAGCACGCCGCCGAGGATGCCAGCGCCGCGTATCGGGCCGCCGCCCGGGGCGCGACGGTGGTGCTCGCCCTCCCGTTGGAGGTGCAGAGCGCTATGGCCAACCCATGGTCCGGCCCGATCTCCGCGGTCGCGCCGGCTTCGTCCACCGTCCCGCAGGTCGAGCCGTTGCTGGCGGCGTTCCGGGCCGCCCGTCGAGCGGTCTTCATCGCGGGCCGGGGCGCTCGGGCCGCCCGGGACCCGCTGACCCGGCTCGCCGACGCGTGCGGCGCGCTGCTCGCGGTCTCGGCGGCGGCGAAGGGACTGTTCGCCGGCAACCCGTGGAACCTCGACGTTACCGGCGCTTCGCCACCCCGCTCGCCGCCGAGCTGA
- a CDS encoding GNAT family N-acetyltransferase, whose translation MDPSDDRQLAAATPRRAGPDDAPAVADVLIRSRRAAAIPPAVHSDAEVRDWLRAVVIPQREVWLAERRDGAVLAVLVLHDDWLDQLYVEPSVTGRGLGSQLVALAKSRRPEGLQLWTFATNVAAQRFYLRHGFTRLETDDGSGNEEKAPAIRFAWTPASVQ comes from the coding sequence ATGGATCCCTCAGACGATCGGCAACTGGCAGCGGCAACTCCTCGTCGCGCCGGGCCCGACGACGCCCCGGCGGTCGCGGACGTCCTCATCCGGTCACGTCGCGCCGCCGCGATTCCCCCGGCGGTCCACTCGGATGCCGAGGTGCGCGACTGGTTGAGGGCGGTCGTCATCCCCCAGCGTGAGGTATGGCTGGCGGAGAGGCGCGACGGCGCTGTGTTGGCGGTGCTGGTCCTCCACGACGACTGGCTCGACCAGCTCTACGTCGAACCATCCGTCACCGGTCGCGGGCTGGGTTCGCAGCTCGTCGCGCTTGCCAAGTCGCGTCGACCGGAGGGACTTCAGCTTTGGACGTTCGCGACGAACGTCGCGGCGCAGAGGTTCTACCTCCGTCACGGCTTCACCAGACTCGAGACTGATGACGGGTCCGGCAACGAGGAGAAGGCGCCAGCCATCCGGTTCGCCTGGACCCCGGCCTCTGTTCAATGA
- a CDS encoding DUF397 domain-containing protein: MTTLKWKKSTRSNGGGNCVEVARPSQVVLVRDSKDREGAMLSFDADRWVDFVQGMKAGEFNA, from the coding sequence ATGACCACGCTCAAGTGGAAGAAGAGCACGCGCAGCAACGGGGGCGGCAACTGCGTCGAGGTTGCCAGACCGTCCCAGGTCGTCCTGGTCAGAGACTCCAAGGACCGGGAGGGAGCGATGCTGTCCTTCGACGCCGACCGGTGGGTCGACTTCGTACAGGGCATGAAGGCTGGCGAATTCAACGCCTGA
- a CDS encoding helix-turn-helix transcriptional regulator: MTTDTGSTVPRRQLGRYLRQLREEARMTVKAAADSLEWSTPKIWRIETGATSMRSLDVEAMCKVYRASPELTVALMGLAKETKGRGWWHSYGDAIPEWFELYVGLEAAAARLRTYEVQLVPGLLQTEAYATRVYEVARPDMTHEERQRGVAVRLGRQGLLTRLTPRAPQFDVLLDEAVLRRGVDVEQLQRLVTVSRQPNVSLRVIPLAVGLHKGNMTSGTFTILDFEGGTEPSIVYSDSLTGALYLDKPGEVAAYGEAWAAMESPALTQAQSRKLIATIAEEQ, from the coding sequence GTGACGACAGACACCGGATCAACAGTTCCGAGGCGTCAGCTCGGGCGATACCTGCGGCAACTTCGCGAGGAAGCACGCATGACGGTCAAGGCGGCAGCCGACTCTCTGGAGTGGTCCACCCCGAAGATCTGGCGCATCGAGACTGGTGCCACCTCGATGCGGTCGCTCGACGTGGAAGCGATGTGCAAGGTTTACCGGGCGTCACCAGAATTGACCGTGGCTCTGATGGGTCTCGCCAAGGAGACGAAGGGCCGCGGCTGGTGGCACTCCTATGGTGACGCCATCCCTGAATGGTTCGAGTTGTACGTGGGGCTGGAAGCCGCTGCCGCCCGCCTCCGAACCTATGAGGTCCAACTTGTCCCCGGTCTGTTGCAGACCGAGGCGTACGCCACCCGCGTCTACGAGGTAGCCCGCCCCGACATGACCCACGAGGAGAGACAGCGTGGGGTAGCCGTACGCCTCGGTCGACAAGGTCTTCTGACCCGTCTCACCCCACGTGCGCCGCAGTTTGACGTGCTGCTCGACGAGGCCGTCCTGCGGCGCGGCGTAGACGTGGAGCAATTACAGCGCCTGGTCACGGTCAGTCGGCAGCCAAACGTCTCGCTGCGGGTGATCCCGCTCGCCGTGGGCCTACACAAAGGCAACATGACCAGCGGCACGTTCACGATCCTTGACTTCGAAGGAGGAACTGAGCCCTCAATCGTCTACTCCGACAGTCTCACCGGGGCCTTGTACCTCGACAAACCAGGTGAGGTCGCAGCGTACGGGGAGGCGTGGGCCGCCATGGAGTCGCCAGCGCTCACCCAGGCGCAGTCCCGCAAACTCATAGCAACGATCGCAGAGGAACAGTGA
- a CDS encoding zinc-binding dehydrogenase, which yields MRVVQAIRFGGPEVLVPGEAPDPVAGPGQVVVEVAVAGMTFVETQIRRGTARWHERPQLPYVPGGLVAGTVSAVGPDVDPAWLERQVLARTGQTGGFAERAAAQVGELFPVPDGLGLPEAIALYGDGSTAQGLAERVTIGPGDWVLVEAAAGGVGSLLVQLAKAAGARVVGAARGSRKLDVARKLGADVTVDYSEPGWADHVREATGGPGPDVVFDGVGGEIGRAAFAVTARGGRFSVHGASSGEPTLIDPAEAHRRGVTVIGIEQLFSFRPHMVRWAERMMSHAAVGLVRPVIGQTFPLERAADAHAAIENRTAVGKTLLLI from the coding sequence ATGCGAGTCGTCCAGGCGATCCGGTTCGGGGGTCCTGAAGTGCTGGTCCCGGGCGAGGCACCGGACCCGGTGGCTGGTCCGGGTCAGGTCGTGGTCGAGGTGGCCGTGGCGGGCATGACGTTCGTCGAGACGCAGATCCGGCGGGGTACCGCCCGATGGCATGAACGGCCGCAGCTGCCGTACGTGCCGGGCGGCCTGGTGGCCGGGACCGTGAGCGCGGTCGGCCCGGACGTGGATCCGGCCTGGCTGGAGCGGCAGGTCCTGGCCCGCACGGGACAGACCGGCGGCTTCGCCGAGCGGGCGGCGGCCCAGGTCGGAGAGCTCTTCCCGGTGCCGGACGGTCTCGGCCTGCCGGAGGCCATCGCCCTCTACGGCGACGGCAGCACCGCGCAGGGGCTGGCCGAGCGCGTCACGATCGGACCTGGCGACTGGGTTCTGGTGGAAGCGGCGGCGGGTGGGGTCGGCAGCCTGCTGGTGCAGCTCGCCAAAGCGGCGGGCGCGCGGGTCGTCGGGGCGGCGCGCGGAAGCCGGAAGCTCGATGTGGCCAGGAAGCTCGGTGCCGACGTGACCGTCGACTACTCCGAACCGGGATGGGCCGACCACGTACGCGAGGCGACGGGTGGCCCGGGACCGGACGTGGTGTTCGACGGTGTCGGTGGCGAGATCGGGCGTGCCGCGTTCGCGGTGACCGCCCGAGGCGGCCGGTTCTCGGTGCACGGCGCCTCCAGCGGTGAGCCCACGCTCATCGACCCGGCGGAGGCGCATCGGAGAGGGGTGACGGTGATCGGCATCGAACAGCTCTTCAGCTTCAGGCCACACATGGTGCGGTGGGCGGAGCGGATGATGTCGCACGCTGCGGTGGGACTCGTTCGGCCGGTCATCGGACAGACCTTCCCGCTGGAACGTGCCGCCGACGCGCACGCCGCAATCGAGAACCGCACCGCCGTGGGCAAGACCCTGCTGCTGATCTGA
- a CDS encoding VOC family protein gives MVNVWSGVTIDCLDPVRVARFWSALLGRESGPSQDGWVYLGERGDPQPRLVFQPVSEPSAHKVRIHLDVTVDDIDEAVAMVVGLGGRSTGERHDYDEGVVVVMADPEGHEFCLVQYYR, from the coding sequence GTGGTGAACGTCTGGTCCGGAGTGACGATCGACTGCCTCGACCCCGTTCGGGTGGCGCGATTCTGGAGCGCTCTGCTCGGTCGCGAGTCGGGGCCGTCGCAGGACGGCTGGGTCTACCTCGGTGAACGCGGTGATCCGCAGCCGCGCCTGGTGTTCCAGCCGGTGTCGGAGCCCAGCGCGCACAAGGTACGCATTCACCTGGACGTCACCGTCGACGACATCGACGAGGCTGTGGCAATGGTGGTCGGCCTCGGTGGCAGGTCCACCGGTGAGCGACACGACTACGACGAGGGCGTGGTAGTCGTCATGGCCGACCCGGAGGGCCACGAGTTCTGCCTGGTCCAGTACTACCGCTGA
- a CDS encoding GNAT family N-acetyltransferase: protein MENTTLRTARLELRPVRSEDVDRILEYRNLPEVTRWLLRTTVEPASFRAAWQRAAEDPNDHSVAVTLDGVVIGTVSLDVVDGMGQPGMPARTEAELGYIFDPAYGGHGYATEAVTAMVAHGFDRLDIRRITAGCFADNLASVRILEKVGMRREQHGVGDSWHAELGWVDGYTYALLAAQWRRETTPSR from the coding sequence ATGGAGAACACCACCCTTCGTACCGCACGCCTCGAACTTCGTCCGGTACGTAGCGAGGACGTCGACCGCATCCTCGAGTACCGCAACCTGCCCGAGGTCACCCGCTGGCTCCTGCGCACGACGGTGGAGCCCGCGTCCTTTCGGGCAGCGTGGCAGCGTGCGGCGGAGGACCCCAACGACCACAGCGTCGCGGTCACGCTCGACGGCGTGGTGATCGGAACCGTCTCGCTCGACGTCGTCGACGGCATGGGGCAGCCCGGCATGCCAGCGCGGACGGAGGCCGAACTCGGCTACATCTTCGATCCGGCCTACGGCGGCCACGGCTACGCGACCGAGGCGGTCACCGCGATGGTCGCGCACGGGTTCGACAGGTTGGACATCCGCAGGATCACCGCCGGCTGCTTCGCCGACAACCTCGCCTCGGTGCGGATCCTCGAGAAGGTCGGCATGCGTCGTGAGCAGCACGGCGTCGGCGACTCCTGGCACGCCGAGCTGGGCTGGGTCGACGGCTACACCTACGCCCTGCTCGCCGCGCAGTGGCGTCGAGAGACGACGCCATCGAGGTAG
- a CDS encoding phosphoesterase PA-phosphatase — protein MPVAATIDTTRPLAHGDLGWALLATLFCSVIPNSLIWYQVRRGRLTDHHIRERRQRAKPLAYGLLSVLVGLAVLVGLDAPRTVVAVVVVMFGVGVAVTVINLLWKLSIHAAVAAGSAAILVIVHGVVLLILIPVVAAVGWSRVQLREHTTGQVVAGAAVGLAVAAPTFLLLR, from the coding sequence ATGCCGGTCGCGGCCACCATCGACACCACCCGACCGTTGGCGCACGGCGACCTGGGCTGGGCTCTGCTGGCGACACTGTTCTGCTCCGTCATCCCCAACAGCCTCATCTGGTACCAGGTCCGGAGAGGGCGCCTGACCGACCACCACATCCGCGAGCGCAGGCAGCGGGCGAAACCTCTCGCGTACGGACTCCTCTCCGTTCTGGTCGGCTTGGCCGTCCTTGTCGGTCTGGACGCCCCCCGTACGGTGGTTGCGGTGGTCGTCGTGATGTTCGGCGTAGGCGTCGCCGTGACCGTGATCAACCTGCTCTGGAAGCTCAGCATCCACGCCGCCGTCGCCGCCGGATCGGCGGCGATCCTGGTCATCGTCCACGGAGTGGTGCTGCTGATACTCATCCCTGTGGTGGCCGCGGTCGGCTGGTCCCGCGTCCAGTTACGCGAGCACACCACCGGTCAGGTCGTCGCCGGTGCCGCCGTCGGGCTCGCTGTCGCGGCGCCGACGTTCCTGCTGCTTCGCTGA
- a CDS encoding GlsB/YeaQ/YmgE family stress response membrane protein produces the protein MEIAGFFSAIIIGLIIGVVGRLILPGKQNLSFLVTVAVGIVAAILGTLLAGALGVDDTAGVDWIELALQLAFAVAGVAILDRTYGRRTH, from the coding sequence ATGGAAATCGCTGGCTTCTTCAGCGCGATCATCATCGGCCTGATCATCGGTGTGGTGGGACGACTCATCCTGCCCGGCAAGCAGAACCTGTCGTTCCTGGTGACGGTCGCCGTCGGCATCGTCGCCGCGATCCTCGGCACGCTGCTCGCCGGCGCCCTCGGCGTGGACGACACCGCCGGCGTCGACTGGATCGAGCTGGCCCTGCAACTCGCCTTCGCGGTGGCCGGCGTCGCGATCCTCGACCGCACCTACGGCCGCCGTACCCACTGA